One Agrococcus jenensis genomic region harbors:
- a CDS encoding acyl-CoA/acyl-ACP dehydrogenase, which yields MPAAPSLDVDIDRGEGARALLRSIGALPATVADALTMAPAIAAAVPLPASGRTAERLEALATLGAHDLEVARAIEPHLDAVAILSEAGIAPRPGAYGVFAAEGPGSRLELREGRLAGEKPWCSLADRLDRALVSAWQGEERVLVDVDLRQDGVRVVPGAWHARGLVGIPSGPVRFDGAAAEPVGESGWYLRRPGFAWGGIGVAACWHGGAVAVARRLVGATADAPLRLAHLGAVDEALTASRLALADAARRIDAGDASVDPGTLALRTRGIVARAVDEVLARVGRALGPAPLALEAEHARRVADLQLYVRQHHAERDQASLGEAVAAMAAGGRSAW from the coding sequence GTGCCCGCTGCCCCCTCGCTCGACGTCGACATCGACCGCGGTGAGGGTGCCCGAGCGCTCCTTCGCAGCATCGGTGCGCTGCCCGCCACTGTCGCCGATGCGCTCACGATGGCGCCGGCGATCGCCGCCGCGGTGCCGCTGCCCGCGAGCGGCCGGACCGCGGAGCGGCTGGAGGCGCTCGCCACGCTCGGCGCCCATGACCTCGAGGTCGCGCGCGCGATCGAGCCGCATCTCGACGCGGTTGCGATCCTGTCCGAGGCCGGTATCGCCCCTCGGCCCGGCGCGTACGGTGTCTTCGCGGCGGAAGGCCCCGGCAGTCGGCTCGAGCTGCGCGAGGGGCGGCTTGCGGGCGAGAAGCCGTGGTGCTCGCTCGCCGACCGCCTCGATCGCGCGCTCGTCTCGGCGTGGCAGGGCGAGGAGCGCGTGCTCGTCGACGTCGACCTGCGGCAGGACGGCGTCCGGGTCGTGCCGGGGGCGTGGCACGCGCGAGGACTGGTCGGCATCCCGTCCGGTCCGGTCCGCTTCGACGGCGCCGCGGCGGAGCCCGTCGGGGAGTCCGGCTGGTACCTGCGGCGGCCCGGCTTCGCCTGGGGCGGCATCGGCGTCGCGGCCTGCTGGCACGGCGGCGCGGTCGCGGTCGCTCGGCGCCTCGTCGGCGCGACGGCGGATGCACCCTTGCGGCTCGCGCACCTGGGTGCGGTCGACGAAGCGCTCACGGCGTCGCGGCTCGCGCTCGCCGACGCCGCACGGCGCATCGACGCCGGTGACGCGTCGGTCGACCCCGGAACGCTCGCGCTGCGCACGCGCGGGATCGTCGCCCGCGCGGTGGACGAGGTGCTCGCGCGCGTCGGCCGGGCACTCGGACCCGCCCCGCTCGCGCTGGAGGCGGAGCACGCCCGCCGCGTCGCCGACCTGCAGCTGTACGTGCGGCAGCACCACGCGGAGCGTGATCAGGCCTCGCTCGGCGAGGCGGTCGCTGCGATGGCCGCCGGAGGACGGAGCGCGTGGTGA